A window from Pyrococcus yayanosii CH1 encodes these proteins:
- a CDS encoding EMC3/TMCO1 family protein: MLEGIYAALDELFGPLVMNTHPMLVVTVAGIILGAFFVLLNYFLVDQEKVKRLQKMSMEFQKEFREAREKGDEKKLRKLQQKQLELIKLQNEVMKDAFFKPMLITWPIIIVFWGWLRRWYFEVAIVKYPFNFFLFDIFHKIYHSALQADELGYLGWYFLTSYVVGSVLRKFLDMA, translated from the coding sequence ATGCTTGAGGGAATATATGCCGCGCTGGATGAGCTCTTTGGGCCGCTTGTGATGAACACCCATCCCATGCTGGTCGTCACAGTAGCTGGCATAATCCTCGGTGCCTTCTTCGTGTTGCTCAACTACTTCCTCGTTGACCAAGAGAAAGTCAAAAGACTCCAGAAGATGAGCATGGAGTTTCAGAAGGAGTTCAGAGAGGCAAGGGAAAAAGGGGATGAGAAGAAACTGAGAAAGCTTCAGCAGAAGCAGCTTGAGCTCATAAAGTTGCAGAACGAGGTCATGAAGGATGCCTTCTTCAAGCCAATGCTCATAACTTGGCCGATAATCATAGTATTCTGGGGCTGGCTAAGGCGCTGGTACTTTGAGGTGGCCATAGTCAAGTACCCCTTCAACTTCTTCCTGTTCGACATCTTCCATAAGATTTATCACTCGGCCCTGCAGGCAGATGAGCTCGGATACCTCGGCTGGTACTTCCTGACCTCCTACGTGGTCGGTTCCGTGCTGAGGAAGTTCCTGGACATGGCTTAG
- a CDS encoding adenylate kinase, producing MPFVVIITGIPGVGKSTITRLALKKTRAKFKLINFGDVMFEEAVKAGLVKHRDEMRRLPLEVQRELQHRAAEKIAEMAKKEPILLDTHATIKTPHGYLLGLPYDVIRTLNPNFIVIIEATPAEILGRRLRDLKRDRDVETEEQIQRHQDLNRAAAIAYAMHSNALIKIIENHEDKGLEEAVNELVKILDLAVKEYA from the coding sequence ATGCCCTTCGTCGTAATAATCACAGGCATTCCAGGAGTTGGCAAGAGCACTATAACGAGACTCGCCCTCAAGAAGACGAGGGCAAAGTTCAAGCTCATAAACTTTGGGGACGTTATGTTTGAGGAGGCTGTCAAGGCAGGTCTCGTCAAGCACAGGGACGAGATGAGGAGGCTCCCACTCGAGGTTCAAAGAGAGCTCCAGCATAGGGCTGCGGAAAAGATAGCTGAGATGGCCAAAAAAGAGCCAATTCTTCTCGACACGCACGCCACGATAAAGACACCGCATGGCTACCTCCTTGGTCTACCCTACGATGTCATCAGGACACTGAATCCTAACTTTATCGTCATAATCGAAGCCACTCCGGCCGAGATACTTGGCAGGAGGCTGAGGGATCTCAAAAGGGACAGGGATGTCGAGACTGAGGAGCAGATACAGAGGCACCAAGATTTAAATAGAGCTGCAGCAATAGCCTACGCGATGCACTCGAATGCCCTGATAAAGATTATTGAAAACCATGAGGATAAAGGCCTGGAGGAGGCCGTAAACGAGCTCGTAAAAATACTCGACTTGGCGGTGAAGGAGTATGCTTGA